GGCGGCTGGGCCGTGGGCGTCTGCGCGGGCGGCACCTGCGTCCGGGGCTGCACGGCAGGCGCCTGCGTCTGCCCCGGCACCGGTGCGGGCGGGACGGGGACGAAGCGCGCGGAATCGGCCAGCCGCAGCGAGTCAGCGAGCCGCAGGGAGTCCCGGCGGACGGAGTCGGCGCGGATCGAGTCCACGTTGATGGGGACGAACCCGCCCTCGTAGCGGACGAAGGGCCGCGCCACCGGCGTCCTCACCAGGGCCGCCCGGGCCCCGGTCGACCAGGTCTCCGCCGCGCTGAGGGAGGTCAGCTCCACCCAGAGCGTGTCGTCCACCACCCGCCCCGCGATGTAGCTCCCCGACCCGTCCGGCCCGAAGGCCACCACCGACAGGATCCCGTCGCGCCGCACCTCCCCCACCAACGGGAAGCGCTGCCCGTCGCGGAGGTAGTCCCCGGCGATGGAGTCCAGCCGCTGCGTCTGGACGGCCAGCGCGCCCGGGGGGAGCATCCCCTCACCCGCCGTGGCCGTGTCGCGGACCGGAAGCTCCCACCCGGCGAAGCGCCAGGTCCCCGCCACCTCGGGGAGGCCGGCGCGCTTCTCCGGGCTGGGCCGCTCCAGCGAGGGGAGCGCCTGCACGCTCACCCCTTCGGCGTCTTCGCAGGCGGCGAGCGCCAGCAGGAGGAGCGCCGCACGCCGCGGCCCCCGCAGAAGCATTGCTTTCATCGACGAGCTCTGCATCGAGAGAGATCCTGAAATCGTGTAACTCCCGGCCGGCACGCGGAATCCGCCAGCATGCGCGCGGAAGGTTGACAGCATGTGGCGCGTTCCGTACTTTCCTGATCAGGAAACGACCGGACCCACGGGACCGTCCGGACGAACCGCCGAAGAGGCCGCAATGTCCACCGTTTCACGAAACGTACCGTCGGACGCGGACGCCGTCCTGCGAGGGGCGCTGGAAGCCAGCGGGCAGCGCTACACCGACCAGCGCGCCGCCGTGTACCGCTTCCTCTGCCAGAGCCTGGAGCACCCCACCGCGGACGAGGTGTTCACCGCCGTGCGCACCCAGATCACCGACATCTCCCTCGCCACAGTCTACAAGGCGCTGGAGACGCTGGTGAGCTGCGAGCTCGCCATCAAGCTCACCTACGGCGACGGCTCGGCCCGCTACGACGCGCGCACCGACGACCACTGCCACTCGCGCTGCCTGGGCTGCGGCATCGTCCGCGACATCGCGGACCAGCGGGTCCCCGAGCTCCCGACCATCGAGGTGGGCGACGGGTTCGAGCCGCAGGGATACCGGGTGGAGGTGGTCGGCTACTGCCGGGACTGCGCGTCGGCGTAGACGGTTCAGAGTCCTGCTTCCTGGGCGCCCCCCGGCATCGTGCCGGGGGGCGCTTTCGTCTCCGTTCCCCACCTCGCTGCCGTTCCGCACTTCGCATTCCCGCACTGTCCCACGTCTCCATCTCCCGCAGCCACATCATGGAACGGCCGCGGCCGGGGTGTCAAGCGTTGATGCTCCGGGGCGGCGCTGAGAGATTGTACGGGCCCGCTCGGCAGGTGGCACCCGAGACGTGAGAGGTACGATGAAGACAGGCGGCACCGATCCGCGGGGGTTCCGCGGGGCCTTTCTCCGAGACGACGCGGCGCGCGCGCCCTTCGGGGCGGCGTCGGGGATCCTGCGCACGACCCCGGACGCCGTCGCGGTGCCCGAGGACGCGGCGGACGTGGCGGCGCTGGTGCGGTGGGCCGCGGAGACGCGGACGCCGCTGGTGGCCCGCGGCGCGGGGACGGGGATGCCCGGCGGGAACGTCGGGCGGGGGGTGGCGGTGGACCTGGTGGCGGGCTTCCGCGCGGTGGAGGAGGTGGACGCGGAGGGCCGCGTCGCGCGGATCCTCCCGGGCGTCACCCTGGCCGAGCTGAACGCCGCCTGCGCGCCGCACGCGCTCCAATTCCCGGTGGACCCCTCCAGCGGCGCGCACGCCACGCTGGGCGGGATGATCGCCAACAACTCCGCGGGGTCGCACTCGGTGAAGTACGGGGCGGTGCGGCCCTGGGTGGAGTCGGTGCGGGTGGTCCTGGCGGACGGCACCCCGGCCGAGGCGACCCGCGGGCGGGAGCCCGAGGAGCCGCGGCTGCGCCGGATCCTGGACCGGGTCCGGCGGGAGCTCCGCCCCCACCGCGCCCGCATCGAGGCGCGCTGGCCGCGCGTGCGGAAGAACTCCTCCGGGTACGCGCTCCGCGAGTTCCTGGAGAGCGGCGACGCCGTGGACCTGCTGGTGGGGAGCGAGGGGACCCTGGCGCTGTTCGTGGGCGCGACGGTGCGGCTGGCGCCGCTCCCCGTGGCGCGGGCGCTCGCGCTGCTGGAGCTCACCTCGCTGGAGCGCGCGGGCGAGGCGGTGCGGGAGGTGCTGCGCCACGACCCCGCCACCTGCGAGATGCTTGACCGCACCTTCCTGGACCTGGTGCGCAGCGGCGGCGCGGACCCCGGTTATGCGCTCCGTCCCGGGCTGGAGGCCGTCCTCCTGGTGGAGGTGGAGCGCGGGTCGGAGGCGGAGGTGGAGGAGGCTCTGGCGGGGCTCCGCGCCGCGCTGGAGGGCACCGCCGACCGGGTGGTGGCGGCCAGCGACCCGGCCGAGCAGGAGCGGCTCTGGCAGCTGCGGCACGCCGCCTCGCCGCTGATCGCCGAGCGGGCGGGCGGGCGGGTCTCCATGCAGTTCATCGAGGACGGCGTCGTCCCCGTGGAGCGGCTCCCCGACTACGTGCGCGCCCTCCGCGGCACGCTGGAGCGGCACGCCCTCCCCGCGGTGATCTTCGGCCACGCGGGCGACGGCAACCTGCACGTCAACCCGCTGGTGGACGTCGCCGCGCCGGGGTGGCAGCGGCAGGTGGAGGGGATCGTCTACGAGATCGCGGAAGCGGTCGCATCGCTGGGCGGCACCATGGCCGGAGAGCATGGCGACGGGCGCCTCCGCGCCCCGGTGCTGGAGACCGTCTGGGGCCCCGAGATGGTGGCGCTCTTCCGCCGCGTGAAGGAGGCGTTCGACCCGGCCGGGATCCTCAACCCGGGGGTGATCCTCCCCCTCCCCGGCCAGCGCCCGCTGGACGCCATCGGCGTGTACCCCGCCCCGGGCTGACGCGGAGAGCGTTACGGGAAGGTTACCACGAGACGGTCTCGCTCCGAGGAATCGAACTGGTTGCTGGCCAAGAGGTTGCAGGCGAACGAGGGGGCCGCTCCCGGGACGGGGAGCGGCCCCCTTGCGCTAGCAGGGGGAGGAGAGTACTTTCTTTCCATTCGAAAGCGTTTTTCGATTCTCACCTTGGGAATTAAAGAGGGGAGACAACCCTTGGCTCGGATCGACGGAATCGACCTCCACCTCCTCACGCTGCTCCAGGAGAACGGGCGCGCCTCGCAGCAGGAGCTGGCGCACGCGGTCGGGCTCTCCGGGCCCGCCGTGGGCGACCGGCTCCGCAAGCTGGAGGAGGCCGGGATCATCCGCCACTTCACCGTCGCGCTGGACCCCAAGAAGCTGGGGCGCGACGTCACCGCCTTCCTGGCCGTGGGGATCAGCGGCTCGCAGCACTACCCCGACTTCCTGGGGCGGGTCGCCGTGCACCCGGAGATCCTGGAGTGCCACTCGGTTACGGGGCAGGGCTCGCACCTGCTCAAGGTCCGCACCGAGAACACCTCCTCGCTGGAGCGCCTCCTGGCCGAGATCCAGGCCTGGGAAGGAGTCCAGTGGACGCAGACCAGCATCGTGCTCTCGACCATCAAGGAGACCAGCCGCCTGGAGCTGGACTCGCCACCCCGCACCTGAGGGACCACCGCCCATGCCCAAGCCTTCGCCCCGCTTCGACACCCTGGCCGCGGCCACCGGGTGGACCCCCACGGCCCGGAACGGCCCCAGCGTCGACCGCCGCAGGGCGGAACTGACGGACATCGAATCGATCTTCGGCGCCAACATCTTCGGCATGGCCGAGATGCGCTCGCGGCTGCCCAAGCAGGTGTACCGGGCGCTCATCTCCACCGTGGAGCAGGGGCTCCCGCTGGACCCGGCGTACGCCGACGCGGTGGCGATCGCCATGAAGGAGTGGGCGCTGGAGCGCGGCGCCTCGCACTTCACGCACTGGTTCCAGCCGCTCACCGGCCTCACCGCGGAGAAGCACGACTCCTTCATCACCCCCAACGTGGGCGGCGGTGCGGTCGCCGAGTTCAACGGCCGGGAGCTGATCCAGGGCGAGCCGGACGCCTCCTCGTTCCCCTCCGGCGGGCTGCGCGCCACCTTCGAGGCGCGCGGCTACACGGCCTGGGACCCCACCTCCCCGGCCTTCATCGTGGAGACGCCGGCGGGGTGCTACCTCTCCATCCCCACGGCCTTCGCCTCGTGGACCGGGGACGCGCTGGACACCAAGATCCCCCTCCTGCGCTCGGTGAGCGCGCTCGACCAGCAGGCGCGCCGCGCGCTCAAGCTGTTCGGGGTGGAGGTCCAGCGGGTCAGCGCGACGGTGGGGCCGGAGCAGGAGTTCTTCCTGATCGACCAGGAGTTCTACTACCGCCGGCCCGACCTGGTGACCTCCGGGCGGACGCTCTTCGGCGCCAAGCCGCCGCGCGGGCAGGAGCTGGAGGACCACTACTTCGGCTCCATCCCCGACCGGGTGCTGGCGTTCATGATGGAGGTGGAGCGGGCGCTCTACAAGCTGGGCGTGCCCGTGAAGACGCGGCACAACGAGGTGGCTCCGGGGCAGTTCGAGATGGCGCCCATCTACGAGAACGCCAACCTGGCGGCGGACCACCAGCAGCTGATGATGCTGACGCTGCGCGGCGTCGCGCGGAAGTACGGGATGGCGTGCCTCCTCCACGAGAAGCCGTTCGCGGGTGTGAACGGGAGCGGCAAGCATCTCAACTGGTCGCTGGGGACGGACGCCGCCAACCTGCTGGAGCCGGGCGACAACCCGCACGACAACATGCAGTTCCTCTTCTTCTGCGTGGCGGTGCTGCGCGCGGTGGACAAGCACCAGGACCTGGTGCGCGCCTCGGTGGCCCACGCGGGGAACGACCACCGCCTGGGCGCAAACGAGGCGCCGCCGGCGATCATCTCCGTCTTCTTGGGCGACCAGCTCACCGACGTGCTGGAGCAGCTGATGGAGAGTGGGAGCGCCAGATCCAGCAAGCAGGGGGGGCTCCTGGGGCTGGGGACGCCGGTGCTCCCCTCCCTCGCACAGGCCGCGGGCGACCGGAACCGCACCTCCCCGTTCGCCTTCACCGGGAACAAGTTCGAGTTCCGCGCGCCGGGTGCGTCGCAGTCCATCTCCTTCCCGGCCACGGTGCTCAACACCATCATGGCGGAGTCGCTGGACGAGATGTGCACCGCGCTGGAGGCGGAGCTGCAGGGCGGCGCCGGCTTCGAGGACGCGCTCCGGCGGCTCCTTGCCACCGAGATCCGGCGGGTGCGGCGCATCGTCTTCAACGGCGACGGCTACAGCGAGGAGTGGCCCCACGAAGCGGAGCGCCGCGGCCTGCTGAACCTGCGCAGCACGGTGGACGCGCTGGAGCACCTGGCCACGGACAAGAACCGGGAGCTGTTCTCGAAGTACGGGGTGCTCTCGGCGCGCGAGTTGGACTCGCGCCACGAGGTGGCGCTGGACCAGTACTTCAAGACCATCAACATCGAGGGGGAGATGACGGCGGACGTCGCCGGGACCATGATCCTCCCGGCCGCGGTGCGCTACCTGAACGACCTGCTCGCCGCCACAGACCGCTCGCGGGGGCTGGGTCTGGAGGCCGCGGGGCTCCGGCGCACCGTGGAGAAGGTGAACGCCCTGGTGGACGAGCTCAGCGAGGCGCTGGACCGGCTGGTGGAGCAGAACGAGGAACTGGGTGGCGACGACGTGCACTCCAAGTCGTACCACATGCGCGACCACGTCGTCCCGGCCATGGCCGCGGTGCGCAGCGCCGCCGACCGCCTGGAGAAGGTGGTCCCGGACGACTACTGGCCGCTCCCCACCTACCGGGACATGCTGTTCGTGAAGTAGCGGCCGGCGGTCGGCTCGGCTGAACGAGGGGCGGTCCCGAAAGGGGCCGCCCCTGCGTGTCTTGAGATCCACGCATCCGCCGTCGGGCGATCCCGCCGCGCTTGACGGCTTCTGCCCGGCGCGCTATCCGTTCCCGGCGTTCCGATCGCCGGGACGCCCCGGTGCATGCACCGGGTGCCCGCGCGGCCCATCCCTGGCGGAATCGGGCCCCCGCACCCATCTTCCCGGCGTCCCACCCCCCGGACGGGCGAGCGCAGCGCGTCCCCCGGGGCCCCACCCGACAGCACCGGACCCCCATGACCACGCCCGAGCCGCAGACGGACACCCGTCCGACCGAGTCGCCCCGGTGGCTGGACCGCGCCCTGAACGCCATCGAGCGCGCGGGGAACGCCCTCCCCGACCCGGCGGCGCTCTTCCTCCTCCTGCTCCTGGTGGTCTGGGGCTTCTCCGCGCTGCTCTCCCCCCTGCGCTTCACGGAGATCGACCCGCGCACCGGCGAGCCCCTGGTGGTGAACAACCTGCTCACCGGGACCGCCGTCGCCGAGTTCCTCGGCAACATGGTCACCACGTTCACCAGCTTCCACCCGCTGGGCGTGGTGCTGGTGGCGCTGCTCGGGGTAGGCGTCGCGGAGCACACCGGGTTCATCAACGCGGCGCTCAAGAGCCTGCTCAACCTCACCTCGGTGAGGCTGCTCACGCCGATGCTGATCCTGGTCGCCATCGTGAGCCACACCGCTGCGGACGCGGGCTACGTCCTGGTCATCCCGCTGGGCGGGGTGATCTTCTACGCGGCGGGGCGCCACCCCCTCGCCGGGATCGCGGCGGCGTTCGCCGGGGTGTCCGGCGGGTTCAGCGCCAACTTCGTCCCCTCCAGCCTGGACCCGCTCCTCGCCGGGCTCACCCAGGAAGCGGCGCAGATCATCGCGCCGGAGCGCCTGGTGAACCCGCTGGCGAACTGGTTCTTCACCGGCGTCTCCAGCATCCTGATCGTCGCCGTGGGCTGGTACCTGACCGACCGGGTGATCGAGCCGCGGCTCGCCCGGGTGGAGATCGACGGCAACGTGGACGAGATCCCGCGGATCGAGGAGCTGGGGCCGCGGGAGCGGCGGGGGCTCAGGGCCAGCCTGGTTGCCCTCGCCCTGGGGATCGCCGTCCTGGTCTTCGCGTCGCTCCCGGAGGGCTCGGCGCTCCGCTCGCCGGAGGGCGCGCTGACCGCCTCCACGGCGCCGCTGATGCAGGCCATCGTCCCGCTCATCTTCCTGCTCTTCCTGGTGCCGGGCGTGGTCTACGGCTACGTGGCGGGGACGGTGGAGAGCCACCGCGACGTGATCAAGGGGATGAGCAAGGCGATGAGCACCATGGGGTATTACATCGTCCTCGCCTTCTTCGCCGCGCTGTTCATCGCCGCCTTCGGCCGCTCCAACATCGGCGCGCTCCTTGCCCTTAAAGGGGCGGGGGCGCTCCAGGCCATGGCGCTCCCCGGGCAGGTGACGATCATCGGGATCATCCTCCTCACCGGCTTCGTGAACCTGCTGATCGGCTCGGCGTCGGCCAAGTGGGCGCTGCTCGCGCCCATCTTCGTCCCCATGCTGATGCAGCTCGGGCTTTCGCCGGAGCTGACGCAGGCGGCCTACCGGGTGGGCGACTCCACCACCAACATCATCACGCCGCTGATGCCGTACTTCCCGCTGGTGGTGGTCTACGCCCAGCGGTACGTGAAGGGAACGGGGATCGGGACGCTGGTCTCGCTCATGCTGCCGTACTCGATCGGATTCCTGGTCACCTGGACGGTGTTCCTGATCGGCTACTGGCTCCTGGGCGTGCCTCTGGGGCTCCAGGCCCCGTACACCTACCCCGGGTAGCGTCCCGGCGGCGGCCGTCACACCCACAACGCGGAGCAAGCCACATGCAGCGAGACCCACGGCCCGAAACCGAGGAGCGGGGCGACCGCGACCGCGGCGCCCCCGATGCGCCGCCTCCGGAGACGGCGGAGCATCCCGTCCCGGGGGTGGAGCACGAGCCGGAGCCGGACGCGGAGAACCTCATGCCTGCCGAAGACAGGCCGGGAACGTTCTAGCCTTTCGAGCGCGGGCGCCCGCGCTCGAAAGGCTTGCGGAACGAACGTCCGCGCCCCTAGTTGGGGGAAGCCCCGGCAACCCGCCGGGGCCCGGAGGAGATCCCCGCATGCGCCTTCCCGAGCCACCGGCCGCGGAGCTCCGCCCGCCGGACGATTCCGACGAGGGCTTCGTCGCGGTCGAGGTCGTGGGGCCGCTGTCGCGCGCCCGCTTCCCCGCCCTGTGCGTTCGGTGCGGGGCCGCCGCCGACCGCACCCTGCGTCTCACCCGCCTCTTCTGGCGGACGGGGTCCGATGACGGGGGCAGCTACGTCGCCGCATCCCTGGACGCGCCCTTCTGCCGGGAGTGCGTCCGCGCACACGGGCGCGAGCTGCGCCCCGTTCCGCCGGAAGTGCGGCGCCGGCTGCTGCGGAGCTGGGCGGTGCAGTCCCTGCCGTTCGTGGTCCCGCTGGGGGTGTGCCTCTGGCTCCTCGCGATGCTGGGGCCGGAGCTGCTGGAGGCGGCGGCGCGGGGCGGAGATCCCCTGGAGGTGGGGATCTGGGGGGCCGTGTGCGGCTTCTTCGGGCTGATGGCCCTGGCCTTCGCCGCGACGATCCACAGCCGCGGGCGCATGCTGATCCTGGAGCCGGCCGGCGCGGGGCGGGAGTACCCGGTGCAGATCCACCGCGGCCCGCTCGGGAGCCGGCTCTTCGTCCCCGCGGAGCCCACCTCCGTGGCCGCGGCGCTGGACTTCAGCGACGACCGCAGCCGGCCCTTCGACCCGGAGCGCCACCGCTTCCGCTTCCGCAACCACGAGGTGGCGGCGCGCTTCGAGGAGCTCAACGCGCACCTCCAGTGGGACCCGGCCTCGCCCCGGGCCCGGCTGGCGGGGATGCTCCGGATGGCGCTGGTCGGGGCCGCCGTGCTGGCCGGGCTCTACCTCCTCCTGGAGGACCTGCTCCGCTGACGCAGCGGCCGGGCTGCTCCCGGCGAACGAACGGCGAAGGGCCGATACCGGGTATCCCGGTGCCGGCCCTTCGCGCGCCCCCGATGGGAGAAGCGGCTCAGCGGAGCTCGTCCATGCTCCGGATGATGCTGCCGACCAGGCCGTACTCCTTCGCCTCCGTGGCGGAGAGCCAGAAGTTGCGGCGGGTGTCGTCCTCGATCCGCTCGATCGGCTGACCCGTCGCCTCCGAGAAGACGCGGTTGAGCCGCTCGCGCATCTTGACGATCTCGCGCGCCTCGATGTCGATGTCGGCCGCCGTGCCGCCCACCCCGCCGGCCGGCTGGTGCAGGAGGAAGCGGGTGTGCGGGAGGGAGAAGCGGTCCTCGGGCGGAACCGAGACGAAGATCAGCGCGCCGGCGCTCGCCACCCATCCCGTCCCCACGATGCGCACGCGCGGCTTCACGAACCGGATCATGTCGTGGATGGTGTCGCCCGACTCCACGTGACCGCCCTGCGAGTTGATGAAGATGTTGATCGGCTCGTCCGACTCGGCGGAGAGCGCCAGAAGCTGCGCCATGACGCTGGCTGCGAGCTTCTGGCTCACCTCGCCGGCGATGATCACCGTGCGCGACTTGAAGAGCCGCTCTCGGACCGGGTCCGAGAGCGGGGTGGTGGGCATCTCGGGTTCCTTGCCCTGCTCGGGCCGCTCGTTCGGTTCCTCGTCCTCGTCCTGCAGCCGTCTGATCTGGTCCATGTTCCGGTCCGGTTGAATGGTTCCGCATGCCCGCATGCGCGCGGCCGCGTTGCGCACCTGCATGGACCTTGCCGCCGCGGCGCCCGATCCGCAAGGGGCCGCGGGGGCCGCGCCGGGCGGCACCCGGTCAGTGGATCAGGGTGTCACGGTACTCCTTCCAGTCGTCCAGCACCGCGCCCGCGCCCCGGACGACGGTGGTCAGCGGCTCGTCGTCGAAGCGGATGGGGAGGTGCGAGTCGTCGGCGAGGAGCGCGCCCATCCCGCGGAGCTGCACTCCGCCGCCGGTCATGACGATCCCCTCGTCCATGATGTCGGAGGCCAGCTCCGGGGGCGTGATCTCCAGCGCCTGCCGCACGGCCGCGGTGATCGCCTGGAGCGGCTCGCGGATGCACTCGCGGACCTCCGCGGAGTTGACCTGCACCGTGCGCGGGAACCCGGACACCAGGTCGCGCCCCTTGACCGGCATCTCCTGCTCCGAGCCGTTGGGGTACGCCGAGCCGATCCGGATCTTCACGACCTCCGCCGTGGACTCCCCCACCAGCAGGTTGTGCGTGCGCCGGATGTAGGCGACGATCAGCTCGTCCAGGTCCTGCCCCGCCACGCGGATGGAGGTGTTCGCCACGATCCCGGAGAGCGCCACCACCCCGATCTCCGTGGTCCCTCCGCCGACGTTCACCACCATGCTCCCGCGGGGCGTGGTGACCGGGAGCCCCGCCCCGATCGCCGCCGCGATCGGCTCGGAGAGCATGTACACCTGCCGCGCCCCGGCCGCGATCACCCCCTCTCGCACCGCGCGGCGCTCCATCTCGGTGATGCCGGAGGGGATGGTGATGAGCACCCGCGGCTTCATGGCCAGCCGGCGCCGGGGGAGCACGCGCTGCAGGAAGTGCCGGAGCATCAGGTCCACCCGGTCCACGTCCGCGATCACCCCGCCGCGCATGGGGCTCACGGCCACCACGTTCTCCGGAGTGCGCCCCAGCATCCGCTTGGCCTCCAGCCCTACGGCCAGCACCTTCCCCGTGGAGCGCTCCAGCGCCACCACGGAGGGCTCGTTGACCACGATCCCCTCCCCGCGGACGTGGATCAGGGTGTTGGCGGTCCCCAGGTCGATCGCGATCTCTGCCATGGCTGCTACGGTGGTGCGATGTGGACTCCGGGCGCGGCCCGGGCGCCGGGCCGCGCGGATGCTGCGTCTCGAAACGGCGAGAGCCGCCAGCGCCCCCACCCGGAACGTGGGAGGGGGGAGGTCGCTGGCGGCTCGGCTGGCGTAGCGGGAGGTCCCGCCGTAGCCCCGTGGCTCTGCGCCACCGCCTTTCGGCGGCTTCGCCCTTTTCAGCTTCGACTGCTCCGGCGGTCCCGCGGTGGAGCGGCGGTGGGGACGCAAAAAGCCGCCAGCTCCGATCGCTCGGGATGCTGGCGGCCAGGCGAGCATGGCGGGCCGGGCCCGCTGTAGCTCCGTAGCTCTGCGTCCCCGCCTTTCGACGGGTTTGCTCTGAGCAGCACGCTTCCGCCCCCGCGAGGGGCGGCCGCGGTATGTGCCGTCGTGTCACTGTGCGAGGATCAACGTTAGCGGCCCGCGCAGCGGTTCGTCAACCGTCCCGCCGCGAGGGCCGGCGGCCGGTCACGGCCGGTGCGGTGCGGTCGCCGCCGGCTGCAGGTCGTGGCGCGCCATCAGCGCGGCCACCTTGCCGGGGTCGGCAGGGGGCCAGGCGCCCTCCTCCGCGATCAGCGCGGCCACCTCGTCGAAGTAGCGCTCGAAGCCCGCGGGGGTGAGCAGGACCAGGTGCCGGGCGGGCCGGTCCGCGTCGTTGCGGAACCGGTGCACCACGCCCGGCGGGACCACCGCCACCTCGCCGGGCTGGAGGCACACCTCGCGGCCGTCCACCTCCAGCGTCGTCACTCCCTCGATTCCGTAGAACGCCTCCGTCGCCTCCGCGTGCCAGTGGGGCGGCGGCCCCGCGAAGCGGGCGGGGATGGTGTAGTCGACCAGCGACCAGGCGCCCCCCGTGTCGGAGCCGCGCACCAGCACCTGGACGCTGGCGTCGATCTGGGGGATGTACCCGGGCGAGCCGGGGAGGCGGACGAACGGCCCGAGGATCGGGGTAGCGGGCGCCTGCTGCAGAGCCGAGGGTGTCATGGGAATTCTCCGTGTGAGCGTCGGGTGAGTGCGCGCCCCGGCTGGAGCCGTCGCGCGACCCCAGGATACGGGCCGGGCCCTCCCCGGGTCCAACACTCTTTTTCGTACGCTCCCTTGCCATTTCGGCAACGCTCGCTATCCTCGTCTACATAGACCTGCGACAGCTCCGCTACTTCGTCGCCTCCGCCGAGGAGGGGAACATGGGACGCGCCGCGGCGCGGCTCTTCGTCGTGCAGTCGGCGCTCTCGCGCCAGGTGCAGGAGCTGGAGCGGGAGATCGGCGCCCCGCTCTTCGAGC
The sequence above is drawn from the Longimicrobiaceae bacterium genome and encodes:
- a CDS encoding transcriptional repressor encodes the protein MSTVSRNVPSDADAVLRGALEASGQRYTDQRAAVYRFLCQSLEHPTADEVFTAVRTQITDISLATVYKALETLVSCELAIKLTYGDGSARYDARTDDHCHSRCLGCGIVRDIADQRVPELPTIEVGDGFEPQGYRVEVVGYCRDCASA
- a CDS encoding FAD-binding oxidoreductase; translation: MKTGGTDPRGFRGAFLRDDAARAPFGAASGILRTTPDAVAVPEDAADVAALVRWAAETRTPLVARGAGTGMPGGNVGRGVAVDLVAGFRAVEEVDAEGRVARILPGVTLAELNAACAPHALQFPVDPSSGAHATLGGMIANNSAGSHSVKYGAVRPWVESVRVVLADGTPAEATRGREPEEPRLRRILDRVRRELRPHRARIEARWPRVRKNSSGYALREFLESGDAVDLLVGSEGTLALFVGATVRLAPLPVARALALLELTSLERAGEAVREVLRHDPATCEMLDRTFLDLVRSGGADPGYALRPGLEAVLLVEVERGSEAEVEEALAGLRAALEGTADRVVAASDPAEQERLWQLRHAASPLIAERAGGRVSMQFIEDGVVPVERLPDYVRALRGTLERHALPAVIFGHAGDGNLHVNPLVDVAAPGWQRQVEGIVYEIAEAVASLGGTMAGEHGDGRLRAPVLETVWGPEMVALFRRVKEAFDPAGILNPGVILPLPGQRPLDAIGVYPAPG
- a CDS encoding Lrp/AsnC family transcriptional regulator, whose product is MARIDGIDLHLLTLLQENGRASQQELAHAVGLSGPAVGDRLRKLEEAGIIRHFTVALDPKKLGRDVTAFLAVGISGSQHYPDFLGRVAVHPEILECHSVTGQGSHLLKVRTENTSSLERLLAEIQAWEGVQWTQTSIVLSTIKETSRLELDSPPRT
- a CDS encoding glutamine synthetase III; this encodes MPKPSPRFDTLAAATGWTPTARNGPSVDRRRAELTDIESIFGANIFGMAEMRSRLPKQVYRALISTVEQGLPLDPAYADAVAIAMKEWALERGASHFTHWFQPLTGLTAEKHDSFITPNVGGGAVAEFNGRELIQGEPDASSFPSGGLRATFEARGYTAWDPTSPAFIVETPAGCYLSIPTAFASWTGDALDTKIPLLRSVSALDQQARRALKLFGVEVQRVSATVGPEQEFFLIDQEFYYRRPDLVTSGRTLFGAKPPRGQELEDHYFGSIPDRVLAFMMEVERALYKLGVPVKTRHNEVAPGQFEMAPIYENANLAADHQQLMMLTLRGVARKYGMACLLHEKPFAGVNGSGKHLNWSLGTDAANLLEPGDNPHDNMQFLFFCVAVLRAVDKHQDLVRASVAHAGNDHRLGANEAPPAIISVFLGDQLTDVLEQLMESGSARSSKQGGLLGLGTPVLPSLAQAAGDRNRTSPFAFTGNKFEFRAPGASQSISFPATVLNTIMAESLDEMCTALEAELQGGAGFEDALRRLLATEIRRVRRIVFNGDGYSEEWPHEAERRGLLNLRSTVDALEHLATDKNRELFSKYGVLSARELDSRHEVALDQYFKTINIEGEMTADVAGTMILPAAVRYLNDLLAATDRSRGLGLEAAGLRRTVEKVNALVDELSEALDRLVEQNEELGGDDVHSKSYHMRDHVVPAMAAVRSAADRLEKVVPDDYWPLPTYRDMLFVK
- a CDS encoding AbgT family transporter, with translation MTTPEPQTDTRPTESPRWLDRALNAIERAGNALPDPAALFLLLLLVVWGFSALLSPLRFTEIDPRTGEPLVVNNLLTGTAVAEFLGNMVTTFTSFHPLGVVLVALLGVGVAEHTGFINAALKSLLNLTSVRLLTPMLILVAIVSHTAADAGYVLVIPLGGVIFYAAGRHPLAGIAAAFAGVSGGFSANFVPSSLDPLLAGLTQEAAQIIAPERLVNPLANWFFTGVSSILIVAVGWYLTDRVIEPRLARVEIDGNVDEIPRIEELGPRERRGLRASLVALALGIAVLVFASLPEGSALRSPEGALTASTAPLMQAIVPLIFLLFLVPGVVYGYVAGTVESHRDVIKGMSKAMSTMGYYIVLAFFAALFIAAFGRSNIGALLALKGAGALQAMALPGQVTIIGIILLTGFVNLLIGSASAKWALLAPIFVPMLMQLGLSPELTQAAYRVGDSTTNIITPLMPYFPLVVVYAQRYVKGTGIGTLVSLMLPYSIGFLVTWTVFLIGYWLLGVPLGLQAPYTYPG
- a CDS encoding ATP-dependent Clp protease proteolytic subunit; translated protein: MDQIRRLQDEDEEPNERPEQGKEPEMPTTPLSDPVRERLFKSRTVIIAGEVSQKLAASVMAQLLALSAESDEPINIFINSQGGHVESGDTIHDMIRFVKPRVRIVGTGWVASAGALIFVSVPPEDRFSLPHTRFLLHQPAGGVGGTAADIDIEAREIVKMRERLNRVFSEATGQPIERIEDDTRRNFWLSATEAKEYGLVGSIIRSMDELR
- a CDS encoding rod shape-determining protein produces the protein MAEIAIDLGTANTLIHVRGEGIVVNEPSVVALERSTGKVLAVGLEAKRMLGRTPENVVAVSPMRGGVIADVDRVDLMLRHFLQRVLPRRRLAMKPRVLITIPSGITEMERRAVREGVIAAGARQVYMLSEPIAAAIGAGLPVTTPRGSMVVNVGGGTTEIGVVALSGIVANTSIRVAGQDLDELIVAYIRRTHNLLVGESTAEVVKIRIGSAYPNGSEQEMPVKGRDLVSGFPRTVQVNSAEVRECIREPLQAITAAVRQALEITPPELASDIMDEGIVMTGGGVQLRGMGALLADDSHLPIRFDDEPLTTVVRGAGAVLDDWKEYRDTLIH
- a CDS encoding cupin domain-containing protein — protein: MTPSALQQAPATPILGPFVRLPGSPGYIPQIDASVQVLVRGSDTGGAWSLVDYTIPARFAGPPPHWHAEATEAFYGIEGVTTLEVDGREVCLQPGEVAVVPPGVVHRFRNDADRPARHLVLLTPAGFERYFDEVAALIAEEGAWPPADPGKVAALMARHDLQPAATAPHRP